The DNA segment CATGGACAGCCTTATCAAGCGGGCGGATTCGGCCATGTACAAAGCCAAAAGCCTGGGCAGAAACCGGGTTTGTCTTGGCTAAATCCACTGCATAACGGTCCAACACCCTTCCTTTGACTGCCTGGCTGATCCATCAATGCTTGCCAGGCAGCCTAGCCTCAAGTCGCTTAGCCCGATTATCCGGCCAAACTTTCCGGGTGCGATTCAAACTGAGGCGGAATTCTTTTGTTTGCAATAAAACCGCGAAGCGGAAATATGCCGAAGGCATGGGGGTAATCCCCTGATACCGCCCCGAGCATCGCAGCATTTGACGAGAATAGCCCGCCATGGGAGTGGCAGGGGGATGCCGCTCGTTTTCGGAGGGGCTGGGAAGCCCCTTGAGAAAACCCTCGTCAAATACGAGAAGCGCAGGAAAGGCGGTATTGGGCGGCCTTTTCTTTGGTTGCTGTCTTTTGGCCGAGCAAAAGAAAGCAACTCGGCTGTCGGTCCGAGAACCGACTTTAAATCAGCTTCGCGTAGCGTTTCGTTAATTTACGCCTCGGTTTGAATCACACCCAACTTTCCAACATTCCATACCCACTAGGGCCAACTGCACAGTTTAGGTATCATTAGCGGTTTACCGTTAACCTAAACTCGTCCATGACTCTTCAGACTTTACTGTCCCAGCATACCGTGCATTTACCTGATGCCTTGCACAGCCAGGCGCTTACTTTCAGCGCCGAACTCGAAGACAAACTGACCGAGGAGGATTTGGCCATCTTCGATAACGATAATTTCCGCACATCGGTATTAAAAGTCTGCGGTTGCAGCCAGTTCATCAGCGATAGCTGGCTGCGCGATCCGCGCTTAATCACGGGTCTTGTGCAATCCGGCGATTTGTTTTCCGCAAGCCGCCGTGATGATTACGCCGCCGCATTGCAACATTCTCCGGCCGAGAGCGAGGCCGGTCTGGCCAAGCATTTGCGCTTGTTCCGGCGCCGAGAAATGGTACGCATCGCCTGGCGCGATCTGGCCGGCTGGTCGGATCTGGACGAAACCCTGGCCGATTTGACCGCACTAGCCGAAGCCTGCATCCAGACCGCCTTGGATTTTTTCTACCGGCAAGCCTGTCAACGCTGGGGCACGCCGACCCTGTCCGATGGCACGCCGTTCAACATCGTGGTGCTGGGCATGGGCAAACTAGGCGCCTGGGAGCTGAATTATTCGTCCGACATCGATCTGATTTTTGCCTATGCCGAAGACGGCGTGTTGAGCGAAAAAAAGGAAATCAGCTACGGCGAATTTTTCAGCCGTATCTGCCGTTCGCTGGTAAAAATGCTGGACGAAATCACCGTGGACGGCTTTGTGTTTCGCACCGACGTGCGCCTCAGGCCCTTCGGCGACAGCGGCCCCTTGATCATGAACTTCGACGGCATGGAAAATTATTACCTGACCCAGGCTCGCGAGTGGGAGCGCTATGCGATGATCAAAGCCCGGCAAGTGGCGGGTGATTTCAACACCGGCAAACAACTTGCCGCCTTGATAAAACCCTTCGTCTATCGACGCTATCTGGACTACGGTGCTTTCGAGGAACTGCGGTCGTTGAAATACCAGATCACTCAGGAACTAAAACGCAAGGACCGAATGGAAAACGTCAAACTCGGCCCCGGCGGCATTCGGGAAGTCGAGTTCATCGGCCAAGCCTTTCAACTGATACGCGGCGGCCGGGAGATAGCGCTGCGGCAACGGGAAATCCAGGTAATACTGGAGGTATTGGATGAACTGGGACTGATGGCAAGCGACGATGTGGCGACGCTGAAATTCGCCTATCGTTTCCTGCGCCGGGTGGAAAACCACATCCAGCAGTATCAGGACAAACAAACCCACGACCTGCCTCAACAACCGTTGGCCCGGCAAGTCCTGGCGTTTTCGCTGGATTTTGAAGACTGGGACAGCTTCAAGCGGGAACTGGACCGGGTCCGCGCCAGCGTACATGCTATTTTCGATCAGGTATTTTCACTCAGCGAACAGGACAATCAGCAGCAAGCCAGTCGCCAGGTTTGGGCCGGCGCCGACGAGGAATTGGCGCTGGAAACCCTGCTTGATTTAGGCTATGCCGATCCGCAGACCGTGTTTAGCGCCATTTTGGATTTCAAGACCTCCAATCCGATCAAGCGTATGTCGCGCAAGGGTGCCAGCGTGTTGGACAGACTGATGCCGCTGTTGCTCGAACGCATACCCTGCATAGCAAACCGCGACCAAACCCTGTTACGGATTCTGGACTTGTTCGAGGCCGTATCCGGCCGCAATGTCTATCTGTCGTTGCTGGCGGAAAATCCCGACGCCCTCACCCAGTTGATCAAACTGGCGGCCGCCAGCCAGTGGATTTGCGAATACTTGGCTCAATATCCGATTCTGTTCGACGAGTTGCTGGACCCGCGCACCCTGTTCGAGCCCCTGAAAAAAGCCGATCTAAGCCGCGATTTGCTCCGCGAACTCGACAAAGTCGACACTCAGGATGGCGAACAGTTGATGATCGCCTTGCGCCAGTTCAAACATCTGAATGTGTTGCGGGTGGCGGCGGCCGACATCATGGGCGTGATTCCGGTGATGATCGTCAGCGACTATCTGACCTGGACCGCCGAAGCGATACTGGAACAGGTGCTGGAACGGGCCTGGCAAATACTGACCGACAAACACGGCTGCCCGCCGGGCACCGATGTCAATCAAGCCCGCGGTTTTGCAATCATCGCCTTCGGCAAATTCGGCGGCATCGAATTGGGTTATGCCTCCGACCTGGACTTGGTGTTTTTGTATGACTGCACCGATGTCAACCTGATGACCGATGGCGACAAACCGATCAGCGCCGGCCAGTTTTATCTGCGTCTGGGGCAAAAAGTCCGCCACATCCTGGATACAAAAATGCTGTCCGGGGTCTTGTACGAAGCCGATTTGCGCCTGCGCCCCAACGGCGACTCCGGCTTGCTGGTGACCCATATCCAGCATTACGAAGATTATTTGCGCGATCAGGCCTGGACCTGGGAACATCAGGCCTTGGTGCGCGGCCGCTTCGTGGCCGGCGACTTGAGCTTGAAAGCCGAATACGAGGCCATCCGCGCCCGCATTCTAGCCATGCCGCGCGATGTGACCGAACTGAAACTGCAAGTGCGGGAAATGCGCGAGAAAATGCGTGACGCCCTGGCCAGCAAAAATGCCGAGGTTTTCGACTTAAAACAAAGCAAGGGCGGCATTGCCGACATCGAGTTTATCGTGCAATTCGGCGTGCTGGCCGAGACCGCTAAAAACCCAAGCCTTGCCGCCTACACCGACAATGTCCGTCTGCTGGAAGGACTGGCCGCGCATGGTTTCATCAGCAATGAAGATGCCGCCCTGCTGAAAAAAGCCTATTGCAGCTATCGCGATTACGGCCATCACCAAGTGCTGCAAGGCGAAAGCGCCACCGCCGGCGACGCCGAATTCAGCGAATTACGGGCACAAGTCGATAGAATCTGGCATGATTTTATGGAGTAGATCCAATCCATTTAAGAATTTATTGGTCATTCTCACGCTAAACATCGCTAAAAACCTGGGGTGTCGAGCGTAAGGAAACCATAAGCGGAAATAATTAGCCTATACCAGACTATTCGTAACCGTTCAGCGACGGGTAAAACCGATGATTTATTGTGCTTCGCAAGATCGGGATATTTAAAAAAACGCGCTGAATCGTTATGCCTCTATTTTTATCACTGTTAAGGAGCTGCCATCATGTCCGGCTTAAATTCCATCGCATACCGTATCACCCCGATTTGTTTCGCCATGGCGTTGAACGCCTGTTCGTTCTCGCATAGTTCGGAATCCAGCTCAACCAGCGTTGAAAGCTCGTCGGATCTGGCCTCATCGCCCTCGTCCCTGTCGTCGTCCATCAATTTTAAAAAATACGAATCCGATGTTGTCGACTACACCTACGCCTATCTGAAATCCACCTCCGGTCCGACCGATTACGAAGGTTTTCAAAAAGGTCTGGGAGAAATTGCAAACGATCACGGCGTCAGCGACTGGGAATCCGATCCGCACACCTATAAAGCGATCGGTAAAGCCTTGAAAAAGGCCGGTATTGATGGTGTCGGCTACGAAACCTTCAAAAACAATTTCGCCGACGGCGATGCCGAAAAAATGCAGTCTATCCAGGATGGCTACGACAGCCGGAAGTAACGGCGCTTGAAAGCCGCCGCAGGGTTGTTGGCGCTGTTATTTTGCTTAAACAGCGCCAACGCCGATACATTTCGCTACCTGTACATCGAAGCCAACGAGGGCAATTCCAGCGGTGGCCACGCCGCGCTGCAATTTGACGATC comes from the Methylomonas sp. LL1 genome and includes:
- the glnE gene encoding bifunctional [glutamate--ammonia ligase]-adenylyl-L-tyrosine phosphorylase/[glutamate--ammonia-ligase] adenylyltransferase translates to MTLQTLLSQHTVHLPDALHSQALTFSAELEDKLTEEDLAIFDNDNFRTSVLKVCGCSQFISDSWLRDPRLITGLVQSGDLFSASRRDDYAAALQHSPAESEAGLAKHLRLFRRREMVRIAWRDLAGWSDLDETLADLTALAEACIQTALDFFYRQACQRWGTPTLSDGTPFNIVVLGMGKLGAWELNYSSDIDLIFAYAEDGVLSEKKEISYGEFFSRICRSLVKMLDEITVDGFVFRTDVRLRPFGDSGPLIMNFDGMENYYLTQAREWERYAMIKARQVAGDFNTGKQLAALIKPFVYRRYLDYGAFEELRSLKYQITQELKRKDRMENVKLGPGGIREVEFIGQAFQLIRGGREIALRQREIQVILEVLDELGLMASDDVATLKFAYRFLRRVENHIQQYQDKQTHDLPQQPLARQVLAFSLDFEDWDSFKRELDRVRASVHAIFDQVFSLSEQDNQQQASRQVWAGADEELALETLLDLGYADPQTVFSAILDFKTSNPIKRMSRKGASVLDRLMPLLLERIPCIANRDQTLLRILDLFEAVSGRNVYLSLLAENPDALTQLIKLAAASQWICEYLAQYPILFDELLDPRTLFEPLKKADLSRDLLRELDKVDTQDGEQLMIALRQFKHLNVLRVAAADIMGVIPVMIVSDYLTWTAEAILEQVLERAWQILTDKHGCPPGTDVNQARGFAIIAFGKFGGIELGYASDLDLVFLYDCTDVNLMTDGDKPISAGQFYLRLGQKVRHILDTKMLSGVLYEADLRLRPNGDSGLLVTHIQHYEDYLRDQAWTWEHQALVRGRFVAGDLSLKAEYEAIRARILAMPRDVTELKLQVREMREKMRDALASKNAEVFDLKQSKGGIADIEFIVQFGVLAETAKNPSLAAYTDNVRLLEGLAAHGFISNEDAALLKKAYCSYRDYGHHQVLQGESATAGDAEFSELRAQVDRIWHDFME
- a CDS encoding putative lipoprotein, which gives rise to MSGLNSIAYRITPICFAMALNACSFSHSSESSSTSVESSSDLASSPSSLSSSINFKKYESDVVDYTYAYLKSTSGPTDYEGFQKGLGEIANDHGVSDWESDPHTYKAIGKALKKAGIDGVGYETFKNNFADGDAEKMQSIQDGYDSRK